Within the Medicago truncatula cultivar Jemalong A17 chromosome 4, MtrunA17r5.0-ANR, whole genome shotgun sequence genome, the region ACTTCATGAACACAGATCTGCTgctatatttaatttcaatttgcaGGAAAAATGCTTCAATTTCAACTTCGGATGTCCCAAAGGGAATTATTGAAcgatcaaaacaaaacaaagtcaAATCGGTATTATTGAAAGATGAATTTGAATTCCAATTTGATTAGCATTTTAAAAggaattgtcaaaaaattgattaaatctgcagttttttttttatttttatctttgatgaatatgaaagttttaacattttatttattgggCTTGTTTGAAATATTAAGAGTAGAACAATGAAGGAAAATTGATTAGCATTTGAGTACCATTCTTTTCCAAATTTATTCCAGATCTGAGTATTACTTTTTTGAACAATTAAGAGCAgaacaatgaagaaaaaaatggatatttagATGGTTGGAAAATCTAGATCAAACCCGATGTTCGTATTATAAGGAACAAAGAAATAGTGTTATTGGCAAAGGGAAAATAAACAGAGAGGGATATCAGAGAAAGGTGAAAGCTCATGAGAGTTGAGAGGGAAGAAGACAAATGAAAAGATAATCAAGTGTATTTGATCTATGGTGTGTTCAACCAATCTAACGGTTAGGAAAAGTCCGaaggtcaaaaaaaaaaagaggccaTGCACGGTAGGAGACCTATAAAGGTCTCCCACCCTAAACGCCGCCATAAAACCCTAAGTATTGGGTCCTAGGCCCTCTAAAATTATTTAATGCATTTTCATATGATCTATCCACACAAAATCATAGATCAACCAAACTTAAATCTTCATATGATCTATTCATGCAAGCCTTGATTTCTTCGTAAGTCATGGGTCGAATTAAACTTTCTCGAATATCTTAGAAAGATCCGACCAAGGAATCATCTAACTCGATAGGTCCATGCGGACTATGCTGGCCAAATATAGAATACAAAGTCTCATGTTGTCGTTCTGAGTCTTCATTTGAATAAGCCAAACATGCCCATATGATTCCATCGACGGACAACAATACTCAGCACTATTTAAGCTTCTTGTGTCTATGTGGTCGAGATGACCGTTAAATTGGTCCAGTTGGTCCTTCAAACCAAACAGTGTGACAACAACGTTGACCCTGAACATATTAGATTTCTCGTCGTTGTAGTATATTGTAGCTCTAGTTTGGTGTTTACATCTACTGGATAAGTGTTcatgattttgtggtgtggtttACCAATTAATCAAACATGTCAATTTATTGAAGTTTATGTGCGTCGTGGACCGCAGAAACTACATGTGCAATCTAAAccatagaaaaatattatacttGACTAAttaagattatataatctgaaacatTTCAAACCCTCCAAGGCATAAGTTTTTGCACAGTCTGGGACGACTTGAATTATATAAGCCTAAATAATACAGGAATAATTTCATATTGTATAATCTAAATCAATCTAGAATCTGGATGGTAGCTTTGGTCATCAAGTCTGGTTGGTTCCATGCATGTTCCATGTGTTTTTTGACTGATCAACAATGTTGCCTCAGACTCCCCTCAACTGTCTTTACTGTCTATGTTTgcatttctcttataaatactCACTCATTCttcattgaaaaataaacattttccCTATgacacaacataacataataataaaggAGTCTAGCTTAATGTTTgcatttctcttataaatactCACTCATTCttcattgaaaaataaacatttcCCCTATgacacaacataacataataataaaggAGTCTAGCTTAAAGTTTAGGACTTCCTAACTGCTTGATCTTTATTGAAAAAACTCGTTAAACACGGTACATATTTTACAATCTGAAAATCATCCAGTAAGCttcagattataaaattcaaacggGGTAAAATGGTCAATTTGAAGGGCACGTGAGAAGTGAGTAATGTGGAAAAATAAATTCTCGAAAATCAAAGTACAAGCTCCAAAAAATCAGAATACACTTTCAGAAGCGTCTTTTCGCTAGTGCATTTTCAGACAAAATACATTAATTCATTCGTtactaaatataagcaaaagtgtgttaaacaaaattgatgtattttatcCAAATACATCAATGTTTTTACTtagttttgcttatattttgtaaCAAAGGGTATAATAAAAGTATAGACTAAATTACACCGAGGGTCCTTTAaatttgaggtttgtaacaaATTAAtccttttaagttatttttgtcacacataagtcctttaagtttgaggtttgtaacagattggtccttcaatttattttagtcACAACTAAGttctttaagtttgtaaacattttcgatTTAGTCCTTCTATTAACCAAACGATGATATGGTAGAAGGACTAAATCGAAacatttacaaacttaaagaaCTTATTTGTGACCAAATTAATTTAAAGGACCAATCTGTTACAAacttaaaacttaaaggacttatctgttacaaacctcaaacttaaaggatccaTAGTGtaatttaaccaaaaatatatttcaggtAAAAAGTCGAATTTTAAAGGGGTGGattgaaaaaatttcaattctcAAACACTTATATTTGGATGCAACTGTTTTTTACTTCTCAAACAGTTATGTCTTAATGTAAGCtttagggggtgtattggatcatgattctaagggattttaaaagacttttttatcatgaaaaagtcttgtggtattcaatcaagactctttctaatttaaaaaaagtcttgtgttatttaatcaagattctttgtcatttaaaaaaagtcttgtggtattcaatcaagactcttagtcacttaaaaaaagtcttgtggtattcaaaatcattcaaattttgaaggattgtttaataaatcagattttgatggattttgtgggattttctagtgaaattttagtatgaaaaagtctttcatgaaaacatgagatttcttaggattgttttttcttttaagattttagtatctctccctctctctcctcccttctctcttactctctcttttcctctcctctctctctctttctctctctccccttccttctctctctagctctcccgtaaaaaacatctctctctaactctcccGTAAAAAACATCTCTCTCTccactcccccccccccccccccccccctctctttctctctctagctctagctctcccgtaaaaaataaaataaaataaataaaagagtttttattgagattttgtgaaagagagtgtgttatgatattttttttcaattatatcttaaaattcataaaatatgttgaaatctcttgaaatcaataaaatcatttcaaatcctttaaaatcttataaattaaatccattgaaatccttaatagtcttttaaaatcatcaaagtcatcaaaatcttgcaaagtcttttaaaatcctcaagacttttttcaacaaaaattgtcctttgaaatcttaatccaatacacccccctagtttttatataaagaaaaaaaaagtaaacttcATGTAGTTATATATTTCATATGATAATTAATTTACTTTCAGAAAATAAACGTTTTGGTTTATTACTACCGATATTAACAATTGGAACTTATAATAGTTAAACATATTTTGAAGATTGCTCAGTTTACCATTCTAAAATGTGGTATCTTATCACGTTTCTGGTAGTCTATTTTGATAGATTTGAGCATATAGGAGGTGGATTGAGAAATCAtcccatatttttttcttttgaatctcAACATTCAAAAGCAATAGCAAATTCCAAAAGTTTACTATTGATATATGTTTTTACACATTTTGttggcttaattacattttGTTACTCACATTTTATCTAATTTAGGGTTTTGATCCTTTCAGTTCTAAATTCAGGATTATGAGTCCACAATTATTTAAATCTTTGACATTTTGTTCACATGAAAAATATGGCATACAATTTATGATATGTCAAGTGATATGATAATATGTAGCATTGTCCTTAGGATTTAAATCAAAATGAGCCAATGGacgataaaaatatattgtatattatttcaagatcaatcaaattgaataaaaatatcatcatatCAATTGTCAAATTTTTAGATCACATTCCACATCATAACATAACTTGTCATACAATCCAAAATCTTACTTAAATTTCACATGTGGACAAAATTCAAAGATCTCATAAATTAGAgaacaaaatcacatatttaaaaataaggAGATTAAAATCATTAATCAGATAAAataaagggacaaaaaaaaaatacaattgagCACATTTTTAGATATGTTATATGTGGAAGTAATAAACTCTCTGGCTGTAAGCTTTTGAAGTTGCTCAGAATTGTGAAAGAATAAGTGTGTGCAATAAATGTTACTTAGATTGTACTAGTAAAAAGGGTGCAAAAGGTGTTCCTAGTACAAGTCATCCTCTGCagcatcaatatatatatatatatatatatataagaaaaaagaaatgacAAAACATGGATGCATAAACAAAATTCTTGCAGATTAAGAAACTCAAGATCTGTACAAGAATTTATACCTATAAATAATAATCCATATAATTACAGCGCACTTAGGAAACTAACCAAATAAGAGTAGTCATGATATCCTAATCATCATAAGAAAATTATGTAGAAACCATGAAATTCCCAAATAAGTCTACCCATTAGGAAGATCATCAAATAATTCATTAGTAGAAACCTAGATTTGCAGAAACTTGTTGAGTTTAAGCGTATCTTTGGCATTACGGTGGGTACATCATAACTACAGCAGCACGCTATGATTTTGCATAAGTTATAATGTGTAGCTTTCAAAAAATCACGGTGAATCATCGTGATTCTGATATATCAATTGTAATATCAAACATATGCTAAATTCGACAAAAAAAACAACTGGTTGGTATTATCTTTGAGAAATATTTCTGTTGATAAGCAGTAACtaatatttatcaaaaaattgaTTGGATACACAAGGCAAATTATCCACTAACAATTGAATTTTCTCCATATGCAGAATCATCAGAGGGATGTTCAtataactagttttttttttaatcaaagtgTCTAGTGTCTAGACTCACACATTAGATGTGAACAATTCATTGTTCGAACTCAAGTTTTAACATATTAGCGTCTTTGTAGCTACCAAATGAGTTGTATTTTACAGAACGTAGGTATAGTGTTATAGTTGATATACTATAGACATCCACATGTTAGTATTGATTTTAATCAATAAACAAGAGTGTTGAAAATTGTATGTTGGGTCCTAGCATTATTCAAAATAGTAGATAGATATTTTCTCATTATCCTTTAAACTATTTATACCAACATGTGTTTTACCAACAGAGTGGGGTAGATATTGTAGCATCTATATGAGACATTTCTCTACCTTaataattttgcttataaacTGTTTGTCCTACTAGAAGGAAGGGACCTAGGCAGAGGGACAGATTAGCTACAttttttcaacaacaattgattGGTCATTCCTTTCCAACCGTAAAGCATCTACTATTCTTGCAACACTAATCATTTCTTGCACTAAACACAAAATTGATTGGTTTCTTAACAGTTGTTTTACTCAAACATTTATGAGCTAAGCTGTCCAAAAAAAAGAACTTACTAAAATAAGCTAAAAGTAAATTCTTCCAAACACTTGTACTGTTGTACATGCTTATATCATGAGATACACTTTATTGAGCTCTAAACATGTTTTTCCTAATACTCACCCAACACAGACAGACAAAATGAGTAGTAGCTGCAGAAAATTTGTTTCCATGTCAATAAAATATCAGaggaaaatttcaaaattcaggAAGGTATAGTTAACATCACATTTTTAAATATCACATTTAAACCAATCCTTATGCTTTTGCAAGTTTTCAAATGAAGTAAATTGGAAATGTCATTTAGTTCCAAAAGAAATTAACATTGCTTCATACTTAAAAATCACATGAAACTCTAACAATGATCAACAAAGCTTCTAGAAAGTAGAAACTTGTGGTTCTCCGCGTCCTTATCGTTGAGACAGAGACCTGATCAGGGTCAATTGGACAAGAACAAGAAAATGGATGAGTGAAGTTTAGAGGTACTCATtcgttttcttttattttttcgaaCCATTATCAATCAAGTCATTGTCTCAGCagtgaaaatgaagaaaaccatGAGCTTCTACTTCCAGATGGCGATGTCTGTCGTCATTGAAGTTTCTGAATGATTTTCAAATATTGGTCGACGATGAACCaacttaataattaaaaaaaaaaaacagacgaGTAAGATTCTCTATAATTCTCATAAATGAAGTCAAAAGAAATGGTGTCAATTTAGAGATACGGACAAATGGGAGATTGGTGAGAcccgttttaaaaaataattgaaaagtcGGTGCCACCAATTTTCTACTTGTACGTATCTATCTCTCTCATAAACAAAACTCTTCATTTCTCAAAAGAAATAATAGAGAGATCTCAACTCAAGAAGGGCAATCACAACATCTGCAATGTTCAACTGAGACTAAAGTACTACCAATCCCATGTTATTGACTGTtctaatttgatttatttagaaaCAGAATGAGTATCAAATAGAAagtcaaaattataaattgaagtTATCTCAAAAGTTTTGCTGATAGTTGAACCAAACTCCACTAGACAAACTTTTCAATAAGATGTAGACTGACTAACAAATCCCTCCACTTTACTCTGAAATTGGGACCATTATGTAATGCAACATAGTAAGAGTTGtctggataaacaacttatgcaTAAAAGTCTTTAatcataagctatttctatcaCAAGAGATAAAATAGAGTTATAAGCTACTTTCATAAGCTATCTAAGAGATCTTAttgaaataagctgaaaacaacttatgaacatgtcataagcaattttaattagctctctcaaacagtctcacaaatgcTTATGCTAGTTGATAAGCTCAAGGAAACTAAGTCAACTGAAATAGGCCAAAATTTTACATTTAAACATCTCGTAATCTGGTTATCTTAAAGTGACAGATAATTCGGCTAATACACACAATCTCAAACCAACTCAATTTCAAACTCCATGTGCTACTACTCCCTTCCTCGACATTACTCATAACCAGAAAGTAAAAGAACAAATTTAGACTagctcaaaaaatgtttttctagaaataaataaagtattaaATACAATAAAAACGGAGAAAGCAATCAACAAACAACTCAAGACCAAAACTATAGATGAATAATGGACTGAACAAATTATGACACACAAACTTCTTACTCATCAAGCTCAATTTCCTTCTTGTATCCAAAATCACTCGAGACGAGATGATTTTCTCTCAATCAGAGTAGGGTTTGATCTTGAACCTGTAAAGAAGCCTCTTCTTTTTCACGGTGGGATTGTCGACAGTGAGGAACAACTTTCCAAGTTCTGCAACTTTAAAGCTATTTGAAACCACTGGTTCATCAGTCGGGGTCATCTTTGTAGCCTTCTGTATAATAACTCCGTATGCATCCTTATCATCTGGTTTGAATTCAGCACTATAACTAACCTCCCAGCCCACGACACGCAACTCCCAGACTATAATGCATTTCTGCAGATCACACACATCAATTCGCTGAGATATTCCATTCATAAACTAACAAGTAACAACAGAAACATTAGAGTCCAGCGTAGTTAGAAAAAGAAGAGCGGAAACACACCTCATAAATAGCAATTTCCACAGTTTGCTTTGTGCTCGGCTTTACAGGAATTTCTGTGGTAGGATCATTAATGCTGAAATCCGGGTTGCAATCACAAAAATCAACACTCAGGCCACCATATTGAACTGGCACTTGCTCGGGAGTGATATAcctatttaatttcaaaaacaaaaatagaaagtgaGTTCACAAATCACAACCCAAAAAACAAACCGAAGAGCAAACattgaaaaagaataaaaaatataagggTGGTTAACAATGCTCTCATTGTTCACTTCACTAACTTGAAAAGTGTATCAGGAGACTTGGATGTGCCTGCAAACACAAATTTGCTCTTTGTCCTTTGAGTCAAGAACGGATTGAGAATGGTATAGAATGCAAGATACCACCATGGCACATTGATGAAAACCTAGCGAATTGAAtttaaacaacaaagaaaacacaCCATATCAGTCATCATTCCATAACTCAAATCACTTACTATCCATGAAGCACTAACACCAAACATAACACTGACACGTCAATACtggtaataatttaaaaatctaGAATAACTGATTGTAATCACATATTGGACACCGGATACGCCTTCAATGTGAACCGTTAGTTCCACATACTATTAATTCCCCCTTTCTGGATAAATGAGTGAATCACCATTTTAATCCTCAAAACTGTAAGGATCAAGTAATTTGATGTCCAAATATTCAAAATGGCAAATTAGCCCCTAAAATTGAAACTCAacaatcaatttagtctctcCATCAATCAATTCTGATAAATCTAAATCGCAAAATAGATACCATCGAAAACCCTATCAGATGTATGGAAACATGATGCTACTCAACAACTTGTCAACTCAACATTTTTGACTTTGTCAGATGACATAGGGATTGAATTGACTAACAACCTTCAATTTAAAGTAATAACACCATTTCATAAATTTGAGGATCAAACTACCCCGTATCCAATCCCTacaatttcaataactaaaataatGACTGACACATAAACAATAGGGTTAATACCTCAAATAGCCCCTGTAATTCGATAAAATTTGAAGAATACAAAATTACAGAGGTGGTATCGTTCTTTCATTTTACCTATTTTCAGAcctcgcccaaattacaggggctATTtgaggtattttttttaagaagctgaATTAGCCCATCCAAATTGGCATCGGGAGagaaggagcacactcccagatcccaagtcaataccaccagaAGCCAATATCACCAAGCCAACCCAAGTCGGTTAGGCTATTTGAGGTATTAACCCTAAACAATAAGATAACATAGgtatataaatagaaaaacatcaaaattgcGAAAGTAAAGTGTGAAGTGTGAATCATAAACCTGTTTAGCAACAAACTCTGGATAATTATCTTGAAGCAACTCCAAAGCCATTTTAGTAGCAACCCTTAATTCCTTTTTAGCAGGACCAGGAGAGTTTTTAAGATCATTAACTTGAAAAAGAGTATTAACACCACCAGGACTAAAATCAAGTTTCCTAAtacttttctccaaaaactgaacCCTCCAACGCAAAAACCTCTCCCTCTTTTCTTCACTTCCAAATGTCTTCTCATAAAGCTCCTTATTCTGAAACTCACCATACACATTATAACAAACAGGATGCCCTTCCCTCGAAAAACCATGCATGAAAACAACTTTATCTAAATCATCGCCAAGATCTTCGTCTAAAAGTGCGTCTATGTTGAATGATTTTCTCCATTGGAGTGTGTTTTTGAGCATTGTGTGTGATTCTTTTGGTTTGAAGTCGCGTGCTCGGAGGAATTTGAGGAGGATTGTGTCTGTGCGTTCGTCTTCGAGAAGAGGAACGCCGTAGATTGAAACTTGTTGGTCATCTTTGAGGGAATCTGTTAGAAGAGTTTTGAATTGTTGAAGGGAGGTTCGTTCGGATTCGGATAGATCGGTTACTCTGTTGCTTTCTTCTTTGAATGAGCCTAGATTCTGTGGAATCTTGTTCTGATTGGGttctttttgttcttcttttgaGGGTTCTGTGGAATCTTCAGCTGCAACAACATCTTCTTCTTGTGATGGGTTACCTTTAGTATCGGTTACTGTTTCAGGTTGTTGTGAAGGTTCATCGGTTAGTTCAGTTTTCTGTGTAACCGGGAGCTCCGGTTCAGGGGTTAGGGGGGATGAATAGGTTTCTTCATGAGGAGGAGTAGGGTTTGGAGGGTTATTTTCGGCCATTGGAGAGATGTTGGAGTGGAAGTGAGAAGTTGAACAAAGTATGAACTACAGTCTGTACTGACGACAACTCCTAGATGGTTTCAAAAGACATTCAGCGGCCGAATCCTATGCTGTCTGTCATTGTTCTTTTTTGCAAACTTatcttgtttttctctttctttaacataaatgatatttattcaaCTATTTTTATGTTCTATGTTTCCATAATAAATAAGGAAGAAATAGACAATTACTCTCCGAAAATGTAAGTTTTATCGATTACTctcttgaaattaacaaaatttcaatcatCTCTTTGAAATTGcataatgttaatcaatttacccccttcGTCAAATTCTTCTATCATTTAACATGAAGTTTTGCAAAATGCCTCCTAAACATGGTTAATGTTTGATCATTT harbors:
- the LOC120580125 gene encoding patellin-3, translating into MAENNPPNPTPPHEETYSSPLTPEPELPVTQKTELTDEPSQQPETVTDTKGNPSQEEDVVAAEDSTEPSKEEQKEPNQNKIPQNLGSFKEESNRVTDLSESERTSLQQFKTLLTDSLKDDQQVSIYGVPLLEDERTDTILLKFLRARDFKPKESHTMLKNTLQWRKSFNIDALLDEDLGDDLDKVVFMHGFSREGHPVCYNVYGEFQNKELYEKTFGSEEKRERFLRWRVQFLEKSIRKLDFSPGGVNTLFQVNDLKNSPGPAKKELRVATKMALELLQDNYPEFVAKQVFINVPWWYLAFYTILNPFLTQRTKSKFVFAGTSKSPDTLFKYITPEQVPVQYGGLSVDFCDCNPDFSINDPTTEIPVKPSTKQTVEIAIYEKCIIVWELRVVGWEVSYSAEFKPDDKDAYGVIIQKATKMTPTDEPVVSNSFKVAELGKLFLTVDNPTVKKKRLLYRFKIKPYSD